GGTGGTGTAGGTGGTCAGCATGGTGTCGATCGTCCTGGTTGGGATTGCCGGGCAACCAATGGTTGCTACCCTTGCTTTATCGCATGAAATGCCGGTAATGAACAGTCATCGATTGTATCGGTGGCCGACCCGGTCAAGTCCCGGCCAACTGCCCCGGTCAGCGCAGGCCCAGCAGGGCATGCACCCGTTCGCGGCTGACCCCGACCAGTGCCGACGTGATGGCCATCAGCGACTCGTAGTCGTGGCCGGCGGCCGTCGCCGTGAAGTCGCTGGCGATCATCGCCAGTTCGGCGCTCGGGATTGCCGGCTGGGTGTTGCGCGCCATGGCGGCGCTCAGGGCCAGCGAGGCCGCATCCTGGGAGCGGCGCACGCGCGCCAGCGCCTGCACCACTTCGCGCAAGCCCTGGCGCAGGGCGTCCGGGTTGCCCAGTTCCCAGTTCTTGGGGGCCAGGGATGGCGGCAGGGCGCTGGTGTCGACCCGTCCGCGGCCGGTCACGGCGATCGCATCCTTGACCTGGCCGAAGGTCGATTCGCGGGTGGTGAACACCAGTTCGCGGTCCTGGTCCAGGCCGGCGCGCACCTTGACCGGGGCCAGGGTGCGGTCCAGGCGCTGGGCGATTTCTTCCGGGGTCATGCCCGGTTCGATCGTGGCCGCCAGTTGCGGGCCGCCGGCGCTGCCGACCGAGAAGCCCAGGGTTTGCGTGCCGCCGGCCTTGAGCGAGGCGATGTCCAGGCCGCCGATGCGAAAGCGCTGGCGGGCGCCCGTGGCGTCGAAATCGAGCTGGGCGTCGACGCCGTCGCCGGCCTGCTGGCGCCGGCCCTCGAGCGCCGCGGTCAGCTGGCGGATGCGCGCCTCGAGTTCGCGCGCCTGCTGGGCGCCGCGGCTGGAGAGCCGTGCGCTCAGGTCGGCCTTGAGCGATTCGAGCTGGCTGGCCACGCGGTCGAGATAATCGAGCGCCTGCTGGGCGCGCGCCACCTCGCCCTGCAGGTTCTGGTGCATGCCGATGCCGCGGCGCAGCGGACTCGAGGTCGGCGGCGGGCGCGACACGGTGCGCTGGTCGGAAAGCGCCGGCGGCACCGCGTGGGCGCGGCCGGTGGCGGACGTGCCCTGGGCGCCGGGTTTGCCGCTGACGGCGCCGCCGCCAGCGTGGGCGCCGGGGGCGCCGGCCGGTGTCGTGACCGTGGGTCTGAGCAATCCTTCCATGGCCGTCAGATCGCGTTGAACAGCGACAGGCTGCCGATCTTGGCATAGGCCTTGTAGCTCGCCTGCAGGGCGGTGGAGTAACCGCTGAGTTCAGTGGCGGCGAGGCCCATGTCGAGCGCGCCGATGTCGTTGATCGCGATCTTGTTCGACAGGCTGATGTTGGTGTGGTTGTCGTCCAGGGTCTTGATGATGTTCTGGCGTCCGCCCAGGTTGGCGACCTTGCTCGAGAGCAGGGCCTGCGCATCGTCGAATCCGGCCAGGTTGGCGGTCAGCACGCCGCGCAGGACCGGATCGTTCGGCGAGGCGCCCGGTACGCTGAGGGCCTTGATGCTGGCGTCGAGCTCGTTCAGCAGTTTCTCGAGACCTTTCAGGTCCTGGTTGGCGGGCTGGGTCAGGCCGTTGCCGACCACGACGTTCTGGGAATCGGTATTGCCCATGAAGCTATAGCGCGGGACGGCGGCCATCCCATTGTCGATGATTGGCGCGGTCTTGGTGGCGGTGCCCGAGAACAGGTAGTTGCCTTCCTCATCGATGGTGTTGGCGGTGTAGAACAGGCTGTCGCGCAGCGATTCCAGCGGCACGATCATGGCTTTCAGGTCGTCCGGGGCATTGCTGCCGTCCAGGGCCCAGACCATCAGGTCGCGGCCCGACGTCATCTCGGTCACCATATTGCTCAGGTAGCCTTCGGACTTGGTCAGGCGCAGCTGCAGCGAAGCGATATTGCTGCGGTACTGGCCGAGCGTGGTCTCCTCGCGGGCCAGGCGCGACAGGCGCACGCTGTCGACCGGGTCGTCCGAGGGCAGCAGGATGCGCTTCTGGGCATCGATCTGGCGCATGACGTGGCTGAGCCGCTCCTGGTTGTTCTGGAGCGACTGGTTCATCGTCGACTGGAATTGGGCGGTTGCGATACGCATGGCGTTCTCCTTATTGCATCATGGCCAGGGTGGCATCGAACAGCGAGTTGGCGATCTGGATCACCTGCATGTTCGCCTGGTACATGCGCTGGAATTCCACCAGCTTGACCGCTTCCTCGTCTTCGTTGACGCCGCTGGTCGATTGCCAGTCGTCGATCGACTGCACGCGCACGGTGTCGGCGGTCTTCAGGGAGGCCTTGTTGATCTTGCTGTCCACCGCCAGCTTGCCCAGCATCTGGGTGTCGGCGTCGCTCAGCAGCACCTTGCCGATGCCGGGCAGGGTGATCGACTCGCTCTTGAGCGCTGCCAGCTTCAGCAGGTTGCCGGTATCGCCTGGGGTGCCATTGCTCGAGAAGGCCAGGTCCTGGGCCTTGAAGCCCTCGACGGTCTTGATCATGTTGGCGCCATTGCCGGGGGTATAGACGAACAGCGGAGTGCCATTGACTCCCGGGGCGGTGTAGCCGTCCGTCAGCTGATCATTGACCAGCCGGACGACTTCCTGCGCCAGCATGTCGACGTCCTTTTGCAGCGGCAACAGGGTATTGATCTCGAACTGGGTCAGGCCGCCCAGTTGGCCGCCCAGCTTGCTGGCGTCGAGGGTGAAGGTCGAGTTGGCGAAGGTGACCGAGAACGCCTGCGGCGAATCGGCGGTCGCGGCCGCCTTGAGGCTGCCGTGCATGCTGCCGATTACCAGCGCCTGGCCGCCCTTGAGCGAGACGTCGCGGCTGCCGTCCGGATTGTCCGAGACTTCCAGCCCCATCTTGGCGGACAGGTCATCGATGGCCTGGTCGCGCGCGTCGATCAGGCTCGAGGCCGACACGCCGCTGGCCTGGGTCTCGATGATCTTCTGGTTCAGGCGGGCGATGGTCGAGATGTCGACGTTGGCCGAGTCGACCAGGGCGCTGCGCTGCTGGCGCACCGAGGTCAGCTGCGAGTTGAAGACATTGTTCAGGCCATTGAAGCGTTCGCCCATCAGGTTGGCCGCGGTCAGCACCTGCTGGCGCAGCGGGGTCGAGCCGGGATCGCCCGCGACCGCATTGATCGCCTTGAAGAAGTCGTCGATGCCGGCCGACAGGCTGGCCGAGCTGTCGCCCATCACGCTCTCGAGCTGGGTCAGGTATTGCTGCGACTGCGAGTAGGCGCCCAGTTCCGAATTGGCGCGCCACATGGCCTGGGTCTTGTAGCTGTCCGAAAAGCGCAGCAGCGAGGTCACCTGCACGCCATTGCCGGCCGAGCGGCCGCTGGCACCCGGACCGAGCGCCATCAGGAGCGCCGACTGGCGGGTATAGCCCTTGGTCTGCAGGTTGGCGATATTGTGGCTGCTGGCCGCCAGGGCGATCTGGGCGGCGAGGGCGCCGGAGAGGGCATTGTTGATGATCGTCATGATGCGAATTCGTCCTCGAGACAGTGTTAACCTGGGTTAACCTCATAAGGCGACCGATTATTGCTGTTTATTAAGTTTTTTTCTGCTGGGCGGCGGCCGCGCCCGGCACCAGCTGGCGCAGGATGGCGTCGGCGATGCCGAAGGCGCGCTGGCCGGCCATATTCCCGGCCAGCAGGTCGTCGGCCATGTCCTGCATGTCCTGGTTGACGCGGTTGTTGAAGACGCTGTCCTCGTCCGCCATCTCGCGGGTCGAGGCGCGCATCGTGCGCAGCATGTGGCTCACAAAAAAGCGTTCGAACTCGACCGCGGCCTCGGTGGCTTTCGCCACATAGGCCGGATCGAGCCGCTCGTCGGCGGGCGCGACCGCGGGCTCGGCCGCCGGGTTCGCGAGAGTGTGGCGCGGGTCGTCGATGCGCATCAGATCACCACCAGTTCGCCTTCGATCGCGCCGGCCTGGTCCAGGGCCTGCAGGATCGCCATGATGTCGTCGGGCGAGGCGCCCAGGCTGTTCACGGTGTCGATGATGGTCTGCAGGCGCGCGCCCGGCGGCCAGCGGAACATCTGGCCCGAGCCCTGGTCGACCGACAGTTTCGATTCCGGTGTCACCGCGGTCTGGCCGCGCGCGAACGGGCCCGGCTGGCTGACGCGCGAGCTTTCCGAGATGATGACCTTGAGCGCGCCATGGGTCACGGCGGCCGCCTTCACGCGCAGGCCGTCGGCGATGACGACGGTGCCGGTGCGCGAGTTGAACACCACCTTCGGCACCTCGATGCTGGCTTCCACGCTCATCGCGTTCAGGCTGGCCACGAACGCGACGCGCTCGGTCGGATTCTCGGGGGCGATGACTTCGACACTGGTGCCGTCCAGCGTGGTGGCGATCGGGCCGTAGCGCTTGTTGATCGCATTGACCACATTGGTGGCGGTCTCGAAATGCGGCTGGCGCAGGCGCAGCATCACTTGCGGGCGGGTCGCGAAATCGGTCGCGATCTCGCGCTCGATCATGGCGCCGTTCGGCACGCGGCCGGCGGTCGGGGTGTTGACGGTGACCGAGGAACCGCTGCGGCCGGTGGCGTTCAGGCCGCCGACCACCACATTGCCCTGGGCCAGGGCGTAGATCTCGTTGTCGGCCGCGCGCAGTTGCGTCAGCAGCAGGGTCCCGCCGCGCAGGCTCTTGGCGTCGCCCAGCGACGACACCGTGACGTCGATGCTCTGGCCGCGGCGGTAGCCTGGCGGGAAGGTCGCCGAGACCATGACGGCGGCCACGTTCTTGTTCTTGGCGTCCTCGCCTTCGGGCAGGCGCACGCCGAACTGCTTGAGCATATTGATGACCGACTGGCTGGCGAACTTGACCTGGGTCGAGTCGCCCGAACCGTTCAGGCCCACCACCAGGCCATAGCCGACCAGCGGGTTTTCGCGCACGCCTTCGACGCTGACCAGGTTGCGCAGGGCCTGGGCCGCCGAGGCGGGCAGGGCGGCGCCGGCCAGCAGCGCGGCGAGGAACAGGGGGGCAATGCGGCGCAGGTTCATGTCATCCTCAGAACGGCATCAGGGGGCTGTTGAAGAAGCGCGTCAGCCAGCCCGGCTGGTTGGCGTCGGCCAGCGCGCCGCGCGCCGAATAGGCGATGCGGGCATTGGCCACGCGCAGCGAGGACACGCGGTTGTCGGCGTCGACGTCGGCGGCGCGCACGAAGCCCTTCAGGCGCACGAATTCCTCGCCCTGGTTCAGCATCAGGTTCTTTTCGCCGGCCACCCGCAGCAGGCCGTTGGGCAGCACTTCCTGCACGATCACGGTCAGCGAACCGGACAGGGCGTTCTGCTGGGTGCTGGTGGCGTCGCCCTGGAAATCGCGGTCGGCCGTGATGTCCACGGCCGCCTTGTCGTACACCTTGCCCAGCGCCGCCAGCGGCGAGATGCCGATCGACGACCCCTTCGAGATGCTGGTGCCGGCGCGCTTGCTGGCCTGGGTCGTCTCCTGCAGGATCACGGTGACGGCGTCGCCCACGCGGTAGGCGCGGCTGTCCGAGGTCAGAGAGACGGTGTCGGCGGTGAACACGCCGCCCGAGACGCCGCCGCGCGCCATGCGCTGCAGCGGCATGTGGTCGTCGTCGTCGTCGCGCATGGCGACCTGCGCCGGCGTGGCGCAGCCGGCCAGCACCACG
This portion of the Telluria beijingensis genome encodes:
- the flgL gene encoding flagellar hook-associated protein FlgL, encoding MRIATAQFQSTMNQSLQNNQERLSHVMRQIDAQKRILLPSDDPVDSVRLSRLAREETTLGQYRSNIASLQLRLTKSEGYLSNMVTEMTSGRDLMVWALDGSNAPDDLKAMIVPLESLRDSLFYTANTIDEEGNYLFSGTATKTAPIIDNGMAAVPRYSFMGNTDSQNVVVGNGLTQPANQDLKGLEKLLNELDASIKALSVPGASPNDPVLRGVLTANLAGFDDAQALLSSKVANLGGRQNIIKTLDDNHTNISLSNKIAINDIGALDMGLAATELSGYSTALQASYKAYAKIGSLSLFNAI
- the flgK gene encoding flagellar hook-associated protein FlgK, which codes for MTIINNALSGALAAQIALAASSHNIANLQTKGYTRQSALLMALGPGASGRSAGNGVQVTSLLRFSDSYKTQAMWRANSELGAYSQSQQYLTQLESVMGDSSASLSAGIDDFFKAINAVAGDPGSTPLRQQVLTAANLMGERFNGLNNVFNSQLTSVRQQRSALVDSANVDISTIARLNQKIIETQASGVSASSLIDARDQAIDDLSAKMGLEVSDNPDGSRDVSLKGGQALVIGSMHGSLKAAATADSPQAFSVTFANSTFTLDASKLGGQLGGLTQFEINTLLPLQKDVDMLAQEVVRLVNDQLTDGYTAPGVNGTPLFVYTPGNGANMIKTVEGFKAQDLAFSSNGTPGDTGNLLKLAALKSESITLPGIGKVLLSDADTQMLGKLAVDSKINKASLKTADTVRVQSIDDWQSTSGVNEDEEAVKLVEFQRMYQANMQVIQIANSLFDATLAMMQ
- a CDS encoding rod-binding protein, with the translated sequence MRIDDPRHTLANPAAEPAVAPADERLDPAYVAKATEAAVEFERFFVSHMLRTMRASTREMADEDSVFNNRVNQDMQDMADDLLAGNMAGQRAFGIADAILRQLVPGAAAAQQKKT
- a CDS encoding flagellar basal body P-ring protein FlgI translates to MNLRRIAPLFLAALLAGAALPASAAQALRNLVSVEGVRENPLVGYGLVVGLNGSGDSTQVKFASQSVINMLKQFGVRLPEGEDAKNKNVAAVMVSATFPPGYRRGQSIDVTVSSLGDAKSLRGGTLLLTQLRAADNEIYALAQGNVVVGGLNATGRSGSSVTVNTPTAGRVPNGAMIEREIATDFATRPQVMLRLRQPHFETATNVVNAINKRYGPIATTLDGTSVEVIAPENPTERVAFVASLNAMSVEASIEVPKVVFNSRTGTVVIADGLRVKAAAVTHGALKVIISESSRVSQPGPFARGQTAVTPESKLSVDQGSGQMFRWPPGARLQTIIDTVNSLGASPDDIMAILQALDQAGAIEGELVVI
- the flgH gene encoding flagellar basal body L-ring protein FlgH — translated: MKHLAALLCIVVLAGCATPAQVAMRDDDDDHMPLQRMARGGVSGGVFTADTVSLTSDSRAYRVGDAVTVILQETTQASKRAGTSISKGSSIGISPLAALGKVYDKAAVDITADRDFQGDATSTQQNALSGSLTVIVQEVLPNGLLRVAGEKNLMLNQGEEFVRLKGFVRAADVDADNRVSSLRVANARIAYSARGALADANQPGWLTRFFNSPLMPF